Sequence from the Ziziphus jujuba cultivar Dongzao chromosome 9, ASM3175591v1 genome:
CATTCGACTTTTCTTCATGTACTTCAAGCAGCTGAAGTCACCACGCAAAAGGTCTACAACCTGCACCCCATGTTCATGAAAATGGTCAACTCTGATACTCATATCATAGGTTCTGTTTCTGTACTTATGCTTGTGGTTATAGAGCTAGAGAGATCTAAAGTTAATCTAAAATAGAGCTGGACATGTTAAACATGCTTCCAAGTTCTCCAATGTTTTGTTGAATTTAGTTTTGATTGCTACCTGACTCATACTCGGCCGCCGAATTGAGGATTGTTGTATGCATAAGGAAGCAGCCAAGAGCATGAGATTGAGCTGCCGGTTGTTGTAGTCATCACCAAGAGAGGGATCAACTAGCTCTTTTACATTATTCTTCTTCAGCAAAGGTTTTGCCTGTAAGAGTAGAAGAATCTGAATTATAATAGGCATCTTTTTAACTAGATAATTCACTATACATCTATGCAGCCATTACAAAAGGGATTAAGGTTAGGAAAGATATAAGAACCACCTACCCACAAAACAAGGCTTTGCTGTGAGTAATCTAGAGCTCGGCGTCCTGTGACTAATTCCAATAGTAGCACCCCAAAGGCAAAAACATCTGTTTTTTCATCTACTATCCCATGAAGCAAGTACTCAGGAGCAAGATAGCTGCagtttcaatatataattattaacgGTGCATCAAATCTTGGATGGAAAACAGAAAAGAAGGGAAGCAAGCTTTACATACCCAAATGTGCCTTCAAATTTTGCTACAGTGTGGTGAGTCCATTGTTCTGGCAGCCATTTTGCAAGACCAAAATCACAGATCTGTAAAAAACAAGGCTACCATTTACCAAAATCCCAAATAGTAtccagaaacaaaataaatatgcacTTTCAATGGCatctaattataaattttgtggGGTAATGGATTAATGGAGTTAACCCAAAGAAATTAACAAGAACTTCCTCAAGCATAACAGGGGACAGTTTGACAACCAAAAAGGAAGATTACAACAAAGGTAATTAACATAAAAACTATAATGTTTTGGTTACCTGAGGTTCAAAATCCTCTGTAAGCAAAATGTTTGCAGCTTTAATATCTCTGTGGATAATTCTCCTTTGGCAACCCTCATGAAGGTATAATAAACCCCTAGCTGCTCCTGTTGCAATTTTATACCTAATGCCCCATTTCAGCTTCTCCTTTGAACCTATGAACAAACAAAGATATAAATTTTGCAAGGAGAAATGTTTCAGCTAAAATGACCCCATGAATTTAGACTTGGCCAAATTAGACGCATTGAAAGCCTTGATGTAGTGATCTAACCATAGAGTAGAGAAGCTAAGCTCCCTTGTGGTGACAATTCGAGAACTAGGTGCGTCCCTCCTTCAACACCATAGCCAATCAA
This genomic interval carries:
- the LOC107426057 gene encoding receptor-like cytosolic serine/threonine-protein kinase RBK2; this encodes MKEKVDTCSPVGVLEDFFKSSDSETGSSKEPNTDSEAQKNPKQGSRWLGFAHLWRSKSKKPPETMNSSSVFKLSRRFGSLREIIAPKFGLDADLYNINSPWKNFNLLELQAATNYFSQDNLIGKGGYAEVYRGSLPNGQLVAVKRLTRGTPDEMTTDFLSEIGIMAHVNHPNTAKLIGYGVEGGTHLVLELSPQGSLASLLYGSKEKLKWGIRYKIATGAARGLLYLHEGCQRRIIHRDIKAANILLTEDFEPQICDFGLAKWLPEQWTHHTVAKFEGTFGYLAPEYLLHGIVDEKTDVFAFGVLLLELVTGRRALDYSQQSLVLWAKPLLKKNNVKELVDPSLGDDYNNRQLNLMLLAASLCIQQSSIRRPSMSQVVDLLRGDFSCLKYMKKSRMPFFRKAFCEDLINGEAKFQPET